The following nucleotide sequence is from Streptomyces sp. HUAS CB01.
GAGTTCGTCGTACGTCGTGGGGGGCTTCTCCGCGTCGAGCCCGGCCTCCTCGAAGAGGCGCTTGTTGTAGAACAATGGGCCGGTGTTGAGGTACCAGGGGAAGGCGTACGTGCCCTCCATCCCCGGGATGCCGTGGCCGGCCCAGGCGCCCGGCAGGTACTCCTTCCTGTACTCCGCGGCCGCCTTGTCGAGGTCGAGCGCCAGACCGGCCTTGGCGAGCGGGGCGAGAAGGTCCGGGGAGACGTTCACGACGTCGGGGAGGGTGCCGCCGGCGGCGTCGGCACTGAGCTTGTCGGCGTAGCCCTCCGCGGGCTGGTCGATCCACTTCACCTCGGTGCCGGGGTACTTCTTCTCGAACTCGGCGATGAGGCCGGTGAAGTAGGGCTTGAAGTTGGCCTGCAGGTTCCAGGTCTGGAACGTGATGCTGCCTTCTACCTTGCCGGAGGCGTCCGCCGCGCCTCCGGCGCCGGACCCTCCTCCGCAGGCGCTCAGCGGCAGGACGACGGCGAGGGCGGCGGCAGCGGCGACTGCTCTGCGGGCGGTACGGCGGGGGATACGCACGGTGGATCGGCTCCTTTGCTCGGCCCGGCGTGGTGGCGGCGTCCGGCGCACGAGGTGCCGCGGACGCTGGGAGCAGACCCTGCATCGCGTTCCGGGGAAAAGTCAATGGATTGACCCGAGGAAATCCAATTTCTCTGACATCAGTGCAGGTCAGAAGCATGTGCGCCAAGTCTTGCGTGATCTGCTAATGCGCTTTAGAGTGCAACTGCTCAAGCGCATTAGTGCACTGAGGTGACCGAGGCCGGGAAAGGGGCACGGGTGGGAGCGAATCCCCCGTCCAAGGACGCGTCGCAGCGCAGGCGGGCCCCGGCACGCCGGCCGACGATGAAGGACATCGCCCGCCGGGCGGGCGTCTCGGAGAGCGCCGTGTCCTTCGCGCTCAACGACCGGCCCGGGGTCTCGGAGGCCACCCGCGACCGGGTGCGCCGGGTCGCCGAACAGCTCGGCTGGCGGCCGAGCACGGCCGCCCGCGCCCTGTCCGGGGAGGGCGCGGCGACGGTGGGCCTGGTGGTCGCACGACCCGCGGGGACGCTCGGTGTCGACTCGTTCTTCCTCCAGCTGATCTCCGGTGTCCAGGAGGTGCTGTCGGAGCGCCATCTCGGTCTGCTCTTCCAGGTGGTGGAGGACGTGGACGCCGAGTGCGCGGTGTACCGCCGCTGGTGGGCCGAGCACCGGGTGGACGGCGTGCTCGTCGTCGACCCGCGCACCGACGACCCCCGGCCGGCCCTGCTCGACGAACTCGGCCTGCCGGGCGTGGTGATCGGCGGTGCCCCCGAGGAGGGCGGCCCGGGACTGTCCACCGTGTGGGCGGACGACGCCGGGGCGATGGCGTCCGTCGTCGGTCGGCTCCATGCGCTCGGGCACCGGCGGATCGTGCACATCGCCGGCCTGCCCGGCCTCGCGCACACCGAGCGGCGTATCCGCTCACTGCGGGCGGAGGCCGCGCGGCTGGGGCTGACCGAGGTCCGCTCCGTCACCACCGACTACTCGGACGCGGAGGGCGCGGCGGTCACCCGCGGCGTGCTCTCGGGCGACGCCCCGCCGACCGCCCTGGTCTACGACAACGACGTGATGGCCGTGGCCGGGGTGGCCGCGGCCACGGGTCTCGGCTGCGCGGTGCCCGAGGACGTCTCGATCGTCGCCTGGGAGGACTCGGCCCTGTGCCGCCTGGTCGATCCCTGGCTCGCGGCCCTCTCGCGGGACACGGTCTCCTTCGGCCGAAGCGCGGCGGGCGAACTCACCGCGCTCCTCGACGGCGGGACCGCGCGTACCGTCCGCGTCCCGGTTCCCCGGCTGATCGAGCGGGCGAGCATCGGGCCGGTCCGGACGGCGGCGGCCGGCGGGCCGTGACGGGACGCCGCCGGCCGGGAGGCGTCAGGAATCGGACGCCGCCGCGCCGCGGGGCCGGCGGTGCCACCAGTGGCGGCGGCGCGGGTGAACGGCGCGGCCGAGCCGGCGGCCGATGAGGAGATAACCCAGCACGGCGCCCGTGGTGTTCAGGATGACGTCGTCGATGTCGAAGGCGCGGCCCGTGACCAGAGCGCCCTGGACCAGTTCCACGAGCACCATGACCAGGGCCGTCGCCAGCAGCACCCGTACCAGTCCGCGGGCCTTCGGCACCAGGACCGGGAGCAGCACGCCGAACGGCACGCCCAGCAGCACGTTGCCGCCGAGCTGTTTGACGGTGTCGCGGAACGCCGGCTGGGACAGGTAGTCGCGGATGGACGCACCCGGCTGGACGTTGCTGTGGGTCAGCGGTTCGGAGGCCGCCGACGGCTCCAGGGTGAGCCGGGCGAGGACCACGCTGAACGCGACGGTCGCCGCGAACGCCGCCACCACGGCGAGCGCCCGCAGGAAAGGTGCCATCGGTTCCGCTCCCGGTGCCGGCCGTGCGCCGGACTCCTTCACCGCCGTGTCGTTGCCGCCGCTGCGCCTCATGGTCGCCTCTCCCCAGCCGTGTGGGCCCGTCAGTGCCCGCACCGGCTACCCGGGGTACGGGGGCTTCATTCCCCTCGGCCGGCCGCCCCGTCGCCCGTTTGCCGCAGGCCCTGCCGGGCGGGCGGTGGAAGGTGCGCCGGACGCAGCCCGGACGCCTGGGGTGACACCCGGCTCGTGCCCCCGGCCTGGGCTCGTCCGCTGCCCCGGCCCGCTCGCCCCGCCCGTGGACAATGGGCGCATGAGGCTGTTGCTGACATCGGACACCCATGTACCCAAACGGGCCCGGGAACTGCCCGGTGAGCTGCTCGAACGCATCGAGCGCGCCGATGTCGTCCTCCATGCGGGCGACTGGGTGGACACCGCGACGCTGGACCTGCTGGAGGCCCGGTCGCGCCGGCTCGTCGCGGTGTACGGCAACAACGACGGCGCCGCGCTGCGGGACCGGCTGCCGGAGGTGGCGCACGCGGAACTGGGCGGGCTGCGCTTCGGCGTCGTGCACGAGACGGGCCCCGCGCAGGGCCGCGAACGGCGGTGCGCGGAGCGGTTCCCCGAGCTGGACGTCCTGGTGTTCGGCCACAGCCACGTCCCCTGGGACACCACCGCCGAGGGCGGGCTGCGGCTGCTGAACCCCGGTTCGCCCACGGACCGGCGCCGGCAGCCGTACTGCACGTACATGACCGCCGTGGCGGCGCACGGGCAGCTGACCGAGGTCGCGCTGCACCGGCTGCCGCCACGGCGGCCGTGAGGGTGTCCGTGCCGGGTCAGGCGCGGTGGAGCAGGGCCTTCATGGCGTCGAGCAGGACCGTCTCCGGGTCGCGGACCGCACCGGGCGCGCGCCAGGCCACGAACCCGTCGGGGCGCACCACCACGGCGCCCTCGTCCGTCGTGCCGTGCAGCTCCGCCCAGTCCCCCGACTCGGGGACGAACTCCGCGTGCGGCTCCGTGCCGATCCGGTAGGCGTCCAGGGTGATGGACAGCTTCTCGGCGACCCGTGCGGCCGCCGTGTGCCACGGTGTGCCGCCGGAGCCCGTGAGCAGGACGAAGTTGCGCTCGTACAGGTCCAGCGTGGACGTCCTCCGCTCGCTGTCGTGCGGGTGCAGCCACATGTGCGGGGCGCGGGTGCCGGGGTCCCCGGAGAGATCCATCCGATCGGGTACGACGGCCATGTCCGGATCCGCGCCGACGACGGCGCCGCGCGGGTAGCGGTAGCCCATGGCGACCGTGAGCATGCCGCGCTGTCGTCCGCCGACCATTTCGGGGCCCGGGGTGTAGCCCGGATGGCTGTGCTCCGCCGACCGTGCCGACGCGCGCTCGCTGGTGGCCTCCGCGACCGGCCGGCGCTCGGCCTCGTAGCTGCCCAGCAGGCCGGGCCCCGCGGACCCGTTCAGCACGAGGGAGAGCTTCCAGGCCAGGTTGTGGGCGTCCTGGATGCCGGTGTTGGAGCCGAACGCGCCCGTGGGCGACATCTCGTGCGCGGAGTCGCCCGCGAGGAAGACCCGGCCCTGGCCGTACCGCTCCGCGACGCGTTCGGCCGCGTGCCAGGGGGCCTTTCCGGTGATCTCCACGTCGATGTCCGGGGCGCCGACGGCGCGGCGGATGTGGGCGGCGCAGCGCTCGTCGGTGAAGTCCTCCAGCGTCTCGCCCGTGTCGGGCTGCCAGGGGGCGTGGAACACCCAGTTCTCGCTGTTGTCCACCGGCAGCAGGGCGCCGTCCGCTTCCTCGGCGGTGAGGTAGCAGACGATGAAGCGCCGGTCGCCGACGACGTCGGCGAGTCCGCGCGAGCGGAAGGTGATGCTGACGTTGTGGAACAGGTCCCCGTGCCCCGTCTGGCCGATGCCGAGTTGCCGGCGGATGGGGCTGCGGGGCCCGTCGGCGGCGATCAGGTAGTCGGCGCGCACGGTCCTGCGCCGCCCCGACTCGCGCTCCTGCACGACGGCGGTGACGCCGTCCCCGTCCTGTTCGAACGAGACCATCTCGGTGGAGTAGCGCAGGTCGCCGCCGAGCTTGCGGGCGCAGTCCAGCAGCACCGGCTCCAGGTCGTTCTGGCTGCACACGCACCACCCGGACGGGCTGAGCCGGGCGATGCCGTTCCCGGGGTCGATCTCCTTGAGCAGCCACTCGCCGGCGTCGCCGTGGAGCGACGGGGTCTGGAAGATGCCGTGGTTGTCGGCGAGGAGCGACGCGGCCTCGTGGATCAGCGGTTCGGCCCCCGCCACCCGGAACAGCTCCATGGTGCGGACGTTGTTGCCCCGCCCGCGCGGATGCCTCGACGTGCCCGCGTGTCTCTCCACCAGCATGTGCCCGACGCCGAGCCTGCCGAGGAACAGCGAGGAGGACAGCCCCACCAGGGAGCCGCCCACGATGAGTACCGGTACGCGCTCGTCGATGTGTTCTTCCATCAGTAGCTCCAGCTCCAGCCGCCGGTAGGGGGAATGTGGTTTCCATGCCCTGGCGGGAGGGGCTCGATCGCCCGGTTCACCCACCTGGTTCACACATCTCGCGCCACCCGTGGTACCGGCACAGGATCGAAGCCTGAAACCCCCGAGCCGGCTTCGTGCACCGCACGCGGCGGCCCCACCGTCTCGAAGGAGATGCGTGCATCATGACAACGCTTTCCGAACGTATATCCCAGTCGGCCTTTG
It contains:
- a CDS encoding VanZ family protein, which translates into the protein MRRSGGNDTAVKESGARPAPGAEPMAPFLRALAVVAAFAATVAFSVVLARLTLEPSAASEPLTHSNVQPGASIRDYLSQPAFRDTVKQLGGNVLLGVPFGVLLPVLVPKARGLVRVLLATALVMVLVELVQGALVTGRAFDIDDVILNTTGAVLGYLLIGRRLGRAVHPRRRHWWHRRPRGAAASDS
- a CDS encoding metallophosphoesterase family protein; protein product: MRLLLTSDTHVPKRARELPGELLERIERADVVLHAGDWVDTATLDLLEARSRRLVAVYGNNDGAALRDRLPEVAHAELGGLRFGVVHETGPAQGRERRCAERFPELDVLVFGHSHVPWDTTAEGGLRLLNPGSPTDRRRQPYCTYMTAVAAHGQLTEVALHRLPPRRP
- a CDS encoding FAD-dependent oxidoreductase, with protein sequence MEEHIDERVPVLIVGGSLVGLSSSLFLGRLGVGHMLVERHAGTSRHPRGRGNNVRTMELFRVAGAEPLIHEAASLLADNHGIFQTPSLHGDAGEWLLKEIDPGNGIARLSPSGWCVCSQNDLEPVLLDCARKLGGDLRYSTEMVSFEQDGDGVTAVVQERESGRRRTVRADYLIAADGPRSPIRRQLGIGQTGHGDLFHNVSITFRSRGLADVVGDRRFIVCYLTAEEADGALLPVDNSENWVFHAPWQPDTGETLEDFTDERCAAHIRRAVGAPDIDVEITGKAPWHAAERVAERYGQGRVFLAGDSAHEMSPTGAFGSNTGIQDAHNLAWKLSLVLNGSAGPGLLGSYEAERRPVAEATSERASARSAEHSHPGYTPGPEMVGGRQRGMLTVAMGYRYPRGAVVGADPDMAVVPDRMDLSGDPGTRAPHMWLHPHDSERRTSTLDLYERNFVLLTGSGGTPWHTAAARVAEKLSITLDAYRIGTEPHAEFVPESGDWAELHGTTDEGAVVVRPDGFVAWRAPGAVRDPETVLLDAMKALLHRA
- a CDS encoding LacI family DNA-binding transcriptional regulator; its protein translation is MKDIARRAGVSESAVSFALNDRPGVSEATRDRVRRVAEQLGWRPSTAARALSGEGAATVGLVVARPAGTLGVDSFFLQLISGVQEVLSERHLGLLFQVVEDVDAECAVYRRWWAEHRVDGVLVVDPRTDDPRPALLDELGLPGVVIGGAPEEGGPGLSTVWADDAGAMASVVGRLHALGHRRIVHIAGLPGLAHTERRIRSLRAEAARLGLTEVRSVTTDYSDAEGAAVTRGVLSGDAPPTALVYDNDVMAVAGVAAATGLGCAVPEDVSIVAWEDSALCRLVDPWLAALSRDTVSFGRSAAGELTALLDGGTARTVRVPVPRLIERASIGPVRTAAAGGP